From a region of the Falsiruegeria litorea R37 genome:
- the parA gene encoding ParA family partition ATPase, protein MGHVITIAQQKGGSGKTTMAVNLAVAFAKAGKSVALMDTDPQGSAGRWFMTRLEATDNDPGLEFSTASAWGVTYEVRKLAEAHDIVLIDTPPKADSDLRPAMRASDLVLIPVATSHLDLWAVEMVLYLADRESKPAMMVMTRARAGTRLDAEVTEKARELEADVAQSQLANRVVYAETLGQGRTVSESSNRTAKAEVTGLMQEIEGVLKNL, encoded by the coding sequence TTGGGACATGTCATAACCATAGCGCAGCAAAAAGGTGGCTCCGGCAAGACCACGATGGCCGTCAACCTGGCCGTTGCCTTTGCCAAGGCAGGGAAGTCCGTGGCTCTGATGGACACCGATCCACAAGGCAGCGCAGGGCGCTGGTTCATGACCCGGCTTGAGGCCACGGATAATGACCCCGGTCTGGAATTTTCCACCGCCTCGGCCTGGGGGGTGACCTATGAGGTGCGCAAGTTGGCTGAGGCGCATGACATCGTCCTGATCGACACGCCACCCAAGGCCGACAGCGATTTGCGGCCAGCGATGCGGGCCTCGGACCTGGTGCTGATCCCGGTGGCGACCTCGCATTTGGATTTGTGGGCAGTGGAAATGGTCCTGTATCTGGCTGATCGCGAAAGCAAACCGGCGATGATGGTGATGACACGGGCCCGTGCCGGCACGCGTCTGGATGCCGAAGTGACCGAAAAGGCGCGCGAGCTTGAGGCGGATGTGGCCCAATCCCAATTGGCCAATCGGGTCGTTTATGCCGAAACCTTGGGGCAGGGGCGCACGGTTTCAGAATCCTCCAATCGCACGGCCAAGGCAGAAGTCACTGGATTGATGCAAGAAATCGAGGGCGTCCTGAAGAACCTGTGA
- a CDS encoding antibiotic biosynthesis monooxygenase family protein yields the protein MPNISKAAQVQTVITTFEMTPGTCQDLLEALTDAYADFISKQPGFVAAGLHVNDAQTRIANYSQWERREDFLAMLRTPEMRDRNRKINELCKSFEPVMYDVAETFG from the coding sequence ATGCCAAACATTTCGAAAGCCGCCCAGGTCCAAACCGTCATCACCACTTTTGAAATGACGCCTGGCACCTGTCAGGATCTGCTCGAAGCGCTGACAGACGCCTATGCCGACTTCATCTCAAAGCAGCCAGGGTTTGTTGCTGCCGGCCTGCACGTGAACGACGCCCAGACCCGGATTGCAAATTATTCACAGTGGGAGCGGCGCGAGGATTTTTTGGCCATGTTGCGGACTCCGGAAATGCGCGACCGCAACCGCAAGATCAATGAGCTTTGCAAAAGCTTTGAGCCGGTCATGTATGATGTAGCCGAGACATTTGGCTGA
- a CDS encoding universal stress protein produces the protein MYHNILVPISFDTERDISGPLKLAELLATPEAQITLLHVVEHIPAYAISYMPTDYLVETRVAIERELQALADPLPNAKAVVIEGHKGRSILDWAEENKPDLIIVASHRPGMQDLLLGSTATQIVRNARCAIHVVR, from the coding sequence ATGTATCATAATATCCTTGTACCGATTTCCTTTGACACCGAGCGGGACATCTCGGGCCCGCTCAAACTGGCCGAGTTGCTGGCGACCCCCGAGGCGCAGATCACCCTGCTGCATGTGGTCGAGCATATTCCGGCCTATGCAATCTCTTACATGCCGACCGATTATCTGGTCGAGACCCGCGTGGCCATCGAACGCGAGTTGCAGGCGCTGGCTGATCCGTTGCCCAATGCCAAGGCGGTCGTGATCGAAGGGCACAAGGGGCGGTCGATCCTGGATTGGGCCGAAGAGAACAAGCCGGACCTCATCATTGTGGCGTCGCATCGGCCCGGCATGCAGGATCTGCTGCTGGGGTCTACTGCGACCCAAATCGTGCGCAATGCGCGCTGCGCGATCCATGTGGTGCGTTAG
- a CDS encoding HugZ family pyridoxamine 5'-phosphate oxidase, giving the protein MPRTDPFQPADDPARAIARDLMDTATFASLAVIQPGRTAPSVTRIACTTDTQGVLVSLISQLSTHTAALEANPACALLLGEPGEKGDPLTHPRLTLHCTARFLDRSSPEHAALRARYLSLRPKAKLYVDFADFRFVRFQIADGLLNGGFGKAFLLKPSDLT; this is encoded by the coding sequence ATGCCCCGAACAGACCCGTTCCAACCAGCCGACGACCCGGCCCGCGCCATCGCGCGCGACTTGATGGACACCGCCACCTTTGCTTCCCTGGCCGTGATCCAGCCCGGCCGCACGGCCCCTTCGGTCACGCGCATCGCCTGTACAACGGATACACAGGGGGTGCTTGTCTCTCTGATCTCGCAGCTGTCGACACACACCGCGGCTCTCGAGGCCAACCCGGCCTGCGCATTGTTGCTCGGAGAGCCTGGTGAAAAAGGCGACCCGCTAACCCACCCCCGGTTGACGCTGCACTGCACCGCCCGCTTTCTAGACCGTAGCAGCCCCGAGCACGCGGCACTGCGCGCGCGGTATCTGAGCTTGCGCCCAAAGGCCAAGCTTTATGTCGATTTCGCAGACTTTCGGTTTGTCCGATTTCAGATCGCAGACGGGCTGTTGAATGGGGGCTTTGGCAAAGCATTCCTGCTGAAACCCTCAGACCTCACCTAG
- a CDS encoding DUF5665 domain-containing protein — protein sequence MTQSTDDELRALREEIAKFNGHRFVRVQNSIWLMLWQALLRGMAVGLGTVIGASILVSVVVYMLSQIDFLPIIGDWAKEISQEIQNSTGVDADGATD from the coding sequence ATGACACAGAGTACTGATGACGAGTTGCGCGCACTGCGCGAAGAGATTGCCAAGTTCAATGGGCATCGATTTGTACGGGTCCAGAACTCGATCTGGCTGATGTTGTGGCAGGCCCTGCTGCGTGGCATGGCCGTAGGTTTGGGCACGGTGATCGGTGCCTCGATCCTTGTCTCAGTGGTGGTCTATATGCTCAGCCAGATCGACTTTTTGCCGATCATTGGCGATTGGGCCAAGGAGATCTCGCAAGAGATCCAGAATTCCACCGGCGTTGATGCCGATGGCGCGACGGACTGA
- a CDS encoding MmcQ/YjbR family DNA-binding protein: MTRNEFNAYCADLKATTHVVQWGNSDVWKVGGKVFALCGWNDGADAFTFKATDIAYEVLQDAPGIRPAPYLASRGMKWLQVYEERGMSDASLREHIVTSYDLVVAKLTKKLRAELGL; the protein is encoded by the coding sequence ATGACCCGGAACGAGTTCAACGCATATTGTGCAGACCTCAAAGCCACGACCCATGTGGTGCAATGGGGCAATTCGGACGTGTGGAAGGTGGGTGGCAAGGTCTTTGCGCTGTGCGGTTGGAACGACGGCGCGGATGCGTTCACCTTCAAGGCGACGGACATTGCCTATGAGGTTCTGCAGGATGCGCCCGGCATCCGTCCGGCGCCCTATCTGGCGTCCCGGGGTATGAAATGGCTGCAGGTCTATGAAGAGCGCGGGATGAGCGATGCCTCTTTGAGGGAGCATATCGTGACGTCTTATGATCTGGTGGTGGCGAAGCTGACCAAGAAGCTGCGGGCGGAACTGGGGCTCTAG